The Equus przewalskii isolate Varuska chromosome 5, EquPr2, whole genome shotgun sequence genome window below encodes:
- the INHBC gene encoding inhibin beta C chain, with product MISSMLLAFLFLAPATVATSRADGQCLACAGPTLDLESQRELLLDLAKRNILDKLHLSQRPTLSRPVSRAALRTVLQRLHGPPQGVLPEADRGQEYEIISFAQTGLSNVNQTRLDFYFSDRTAGGMEIQQASLMFFVQLPPNTTQTMKVRILVPGPHDTNLTLATQHLLEVDASGWHQLLLGPEAQAACSQRHLTLELVPEGQVAQSSVILGGAAHRPFVAARVRVGGKHRVRRRGINCQGGSRMCCRQEFFVDFREIGWHDWIIQPEGYAMNFCTGQCPLHVAGMPGIAASFHTTVFNLLKANTAAGATGGGSCCVPTTRRPLSLLYYDRDSNIVKTDIPDMVVETCGCS from the exons ATGATCTCCTCAATGCTCCTGGCTTTCCTTTTCCTGGCTCCGGCCACAGTGGCCACTTCCAGAGCTGACGgtcagtgtctggcatgtgcggGGCCCACTTTGGACCTGGAGAGCCAGCGGGAACTGCTTCTGGACCTGGCCAAGAGAAATATCTTGGACAAGCTGCACCTCAGCCAGCGCCCAACACTGAGCCGGCCTGTGTCCAGGGCTGCTCTGAGGACCGTGCTGCAGCGCCTCCACGGGCCCCCACAGGGGGTGCTTCCTGAGGCTGACAGGGGGCAGGAATATGAGATCATCAGCTTTGCTCAGACAG GCCTCTCCAACGTCAACCAGACTCGTCTTGATTTCTACTTCTCTGATAGAACTGCTGGTGGCATGGAGATTCAGCAGGCCAGCCTCATGTTCTTTGTGCAGCTCCCTCCCAATACCACCCAGACTATGAAGGTGAGGATCCTTGTGCCAGGGCCACATGACACCAACCTCACCTTGGCCACTCAGCACCTGCTGGAGGTGGATGCCAGTGGCTGGCACCAGCTCCTCCTGGGGCCTGAAGCTCAAGCTGCATGCAGCCAGAGGCACCTGACCCTAGAGCTGGTACCTGAAGGCCAGGTAGCCCAGAGCTCAGTCATCCTGGGTGGGGCTGCCCATAGGCCTTTTGTGGCAGCCCGGGTGAGAGTTGGCGGCAAGCACCGGGTTCGCCGGCGAGGCATCAACTGCCAGGGTGGGTCCAGGATGTGCTGTCGACAAGAGTTCTTTGTGGACTTCCGTGAGATTGGCTGGCACGACTGGATCATCCAGCCTGAGGGCTACGCAATGAACTTCTGCACAGGGCAGTGTCCACTGCATGTGGCAGGCATGCCTGGCATTGCTGCCTCCTTTCACACTACAGTGTTCAATCTTCTCAAGGCCAACACAGCTGCAGGTGCCACTGGAGGGGGCTCATGCTGTGTGCCCACAACTCGGCGCCCCCTGTCTCTGCTCTACTATGACAGGGACAGCAACATTGTCAAGACTGACATACCTGATATGGTGGTAGAGACCTGTGGGTGCAGTTAG
- the INHBE gene encoding inhibin beta E chain: MGLPDVQLQLVLLWALVWAQGAGSVCPSCGGPTLAPQAERALVLELAKQQILEGLHLTSRPRITHPPSQAALTRALRRLQPGSAAPANGEEVISFATITDSSTSTCSSVLTFHLSAPRSHHLEHARLWLHALPTLPGALYLRIFQCGPRRRRRGSRALLAEHQMKTPGWHALTLPSSGLRGEESGVLKLQLDCRPLEDNSTAARQPRQLLDMVGDRRPFLELKIRPSEPGAGRARRRTPTCEPETPLCCRRDHYVDFQELGWRDWILQPEGYQLNYCSGQCPPHLAGSPGIAASFHSAVFSLLKANNPWPLGNSCCVPTARRPLSLLYLDRDGNVVKTDVPDMVVEACGCS, encoded by the exons ATGGGGCTCCCTGATGTCCAGCTCCAGCTGGTGCTGCTGTGGGCATTGGTGTGGGCACAGGGGGCAGGGTCTGTGTGTCCCTCCTGTGGGGGCCCCACACTAGCACCTCAAGCAGAACGAGCCCTGGTCCTGGAGCTAGCCAAGCAGCAAATCCTGGAAGGGCTGCACCTGACCAGTCGTCCCAGAATAACTCATCCTCCATCCCAGGCTGCGCTGACCAGAGCCCTCCGGAGACTACAGCCAGGAAGTGCGGCTCCAGCGAATGGGGAGGAGGTCATCAGCTTTGCTACCATCACAG ACTCCTCCACTTCCACCTGCAGCTCCGTTCTCACTTTTCACCTGTCCGCTCCTCGGTCCCACCACCTGGAGCATGCTCGCCTCTGGCTGCACGCGCTCCCCACCCTTCCTGGCGCTCTTTACCTGAGGATCTTCCAATGCGGCCCCAGGAGGAGGCGCCGAGGGTCCCGCGCCCTCCTAGCTGAGCACCAAATGAAAACCCCGGGCTGGCACGCCCTGACTCTGCCCTCTAGTGGCTTGAGGGGTGAGGAGTCTGGTGTCCTGAAACTCCAACTAGACTGCAGACCCCTAGAAGACAACAGCACAGCTGCCCGACAGCCTCGCCAGCTCTTGGACATGGTGGGAGACCGGCGGCCCTTCCTGGAGCTTAAGATCCGGCCCAGTGAGCCTGGAGCAGGCCGGGCCAGGAGGAGGACCCCCACCTGTGAGCCTGAGACCCCCTTATGTTGCAGGCGAGACCATTATGTAGACTTTCAGGAGCTGGGATGGCGGGACTGGATCCTGCAGCCCGAGGGGTACCAGCTGAATTACTGCAGTGGCCAGTGCCCCCCACACCTGGCTGGCAGCCCGGGCATTGCTGCCTCCTTCCATTCTGCTGTCTTCAGCCTCCTCAAGGCCAACAACCCTTGGCCCTTGGGTAACTCCTGCTGCGTCCCTACTGCCCGaagacctctctctctcctctatctcGACCGTGATGGCAATGTGGTCAAGACAGATGTGCCAGACATGGTGGTGGAGGCCTGTGGCTGCAGCTAG